Proteins encoded by one window of Thermoanaerobaculia bacterium:
- a CDS encoding redoxin domain-containing protein, whose amino-acid sequence MNVLWSFRSLRPWLFRRWERERRRRFAASSGAGRPLAPGDLAPPFVLTDDRGRLRRSAEWIGVRETIVWFTNLCAVCEDQAIELEELRERGELETEIVAIHFPGGSEPAPAEFRRRTRAKFPILIDDGSVGRAWSGEAVPDT is encoded by the coding sequence GTGAATGTCCTCTGGTCCTTCCGGTCCCTGCGCCCCTGGCTGTTCCGGCGCTGGGAGCGCGAACGCCGCCGGCGGTTCGCCGCGTCGTCCGGCGCCGGCCGGCCGCTCGCTCCGGGAGACCTCGCTCCGCCGTTCGTCCTGACCGACGATCGCGGCCGGCTTCGCCGCTCGGCCGAGTGGATCGGCGTGCGCGAGACGATCGTCTGGTTCACGAACCTCTGCGCGGTCTGCGAGGATCAGGCGATCGAGCTCGAGGAGCTCCGGGAGCGGGGGGAGCTCGAAACGGAGATCGTCGCGATCCATTTCCCCGGCGGCTCGGAACCGGCGCCGGCCGAGTTCCGGCGGCGGACCCGGGCGAAGTTCCCGATCCTGATCGACGACGGTTCCGTCGGGAGAGCGTGGTCGGGCGAGGCGGTGCCCGACACCTGA